A section of the Leminorella richardii genome encodes:
- a CDS encoding 4Fe-4S dicluster domain-containing protein — translation MAKQVGFYIDMVKCYGCKTCVVSCKLHNKTSPNVSYRHVREFSTDLPASLSFLSMACNHCADPACLKACPTGAYEKLDNGIVKQNHDYCIGCKMCVMACPYNTPQFDPDEGKTSKCDYCYDRYLEGKKPRCVESCPAGALVAGELDELRATYVGVQEFQGLPKAEVTHPSIVIRISPNIES, via the coding sequence ATGGCAAAGCAAGTCGGTTTCTATATTGATATGGTCAAATGTTACGGCTGTAAGACCTGTGTTGTTTCTTGTAAGCTGCACAACAAGACTTCGCCTAACGTGAGCTATCGTCACGTCAGAGAGTTCAGCACAGACCTACCCGCCTCCCTAAGCTTTCTTTCTATGGCGTGCAACCACTGCGCCGATCCAGCCTGTCTCAAAGCCTGCCCGACGGGCGCTTATGAGAAGCTCGATAACGGTATCGTCAAGCAGAACCACGACTACTGTATCGGCTGCAAAATGTGCGTGATGGCCTGTCCTTACAACACGCCTCAGTTCGATCCTGACGAAGGAAAAACCAGCAAGTGTGACTACTGCTATGACCGCTATCTGGAGGGGAAAAAGCCTCGCTGTGTAGAGTCGTGCCCTGCGGGCGCTTTGGTGGCCGGAGAACTGGACGAGCTTAGGGCGACCTACGTTGGCGTTCAGGAGTTCCAGGGGCTGCCGAAGGCAGAGGTTACCCATCCTTCGATCGTTATCAGAATCAGCCCTAACATTGAAAGCTGA
- a CDS encoding TonB-dependent receptor: MLKKTAVFTLAAMASIPAMSADDGSVMVVTASGHEQKLKDAAASISIVSQEDLSQRNYADLAEALSDVEGVDVGSTTGKTGGMDISIRGMPSSYTLILVDGIRQNGTSDVTPNGFGAMNTSFMPPISAIERIEVIRGPMSTLYGSDAMGGVVNIITKKAPKEWSGSATLEHTFQEDTAYGDSSKFSFYSGGALVEDQLGLTLRGTIFRREASHVESSSTGAELSNRGPNPVKSDNYNLGSKLTWQWNEQNSLWLDGEIANQKYDNSDSQLGTLGTSGGYEDTLRYQRRKATLGSSNQLSFGSWNSTLSYNETENKGRLITKSSVPKGSDRVGDKRLLKNTNVIVDTNLLMPLGESHLVTVGGEYWNAQMKDGIVLANGGSKFEQESWSMFGEDEWRLLDSLALTYGARYEYQETFGGHVSPRVYLVWDALDELTFKGGVSTGYKTPSLAQLHNGISGVTGQGTITTIGNPDLDPEESVNTEFGAYYEHDSGFGANATVFYNRFKNKIVSDSIDSTTSTYANVGKATTQGLEFATGIPLWTKDVMLNLNYTFTDSEQKDGDNKGARLTSTPKHMANANLKWNVNDRFSTWLKAEYRGKTARFTQNYSNLSAANKVVYDNLGENFKSYTVFNAGGSYRISKDVTLNGAVNNLFDKDFTKTYVYQVGSGTTTAGDYFTSSQSTTGQVMPGRNYWVSVSVNF; the protein is encoded by the coding sequence ATGTTAAAGAAAACCGCCGTATTTACGCTAGCCGCTATGGCCTCTATTCCCGCTATGTCTGCCGACGACGGTAGCGTTATGGTCGTGACCGCATCTGGGCACGAGCAAAAGCTGAAAGACGCAGCCGCCAGTATCTCTATTGTGAGTCAGGAAGATTTAAGCCAGCGCAATTATGCCGACTTGGCTGAGGCGCTTAGCGACGTTGAAGGCGTAGACGTTGGCAGTACGACGGGGAAAACAGGCGGTATGGACATCAGCATTCGCGGTATGCCCAGCAGCTATACTCTGATTTTGGTCGATGGTATCCGGCAAAACGGGACTTCCGACGTTACGCCGAACGGCTTTGGCGCAATGAACACCAGCTTTATGCCACCCATATCGGCTATTGAGCGCATCGAAGTCATTCGGGGCCCGATGTCGACGCTTTACGGCTCTGACGCCATGGGTGGTGTGGTTAACATCATTACCAAGAAGGCGCCTAAAGAGTGGTCAGGCTCAGCGACGCTTGAACATACTTTCCAAGAGGATACTGCCTACGGCGACAGTTCGAAGTTTTCTTTCTATTCCGGCGGTGCGCTGGTTGAAGACCAGTTGGGCTTGACGCTGCGCGGCACTATTTTCCGCCGTGAGGCTTCCCACGTTGAGTCTTCTTCAACCGGGGCGGAATTAAGCAATCGGGGGCCAAACCCGGTTAAGTCAGATAACTACAATCTCGGCTCTAAGCTGACATGGCAGTGGAATGAACAAAACTCCCTCTGGCTGGACGGTGAAATTGCCAATCAAAAATATGACAACAGCGACAGCCAGTTGGGAACCCTCGGCACCTCCGGCGGCTATGAAGACACGCTGCGCTACCAGCGCCGCAAAGCCACGCTGGGGAGTAGCAATCAGCTCTCTTTTGGCTCATGGAATTCAACCCTGTCCTATAACGAAACGGAAAATAAAGGCCGCCTGATTACCAAATCATCGGTGCCAAAAGGGTCTGATAGGGTGGGCGACAAGCGTCTGCTGAAAAATACCAACGTCATTGTCGATACCAACCTGCTGATGCCGCTGGGTGAAAGCCATCTGGTGACGGTCGGCGGGGAATACTGGAACGCCCAAATGAAGGACGGCATCGTTCTGGCAAACGGCGGCAGCAAGTTTGAGCAGGAGTCCTGGTCAATGTTCGGTGAGGACGAATGGAGACTGCTGGACTCACTGGCGCTCACCTACGGCGCTCGCTATGAGTATCAGGAAACCTTTGGCGGGCACGTTAGCCCTCGAGTCTATCTGGTGTGGGACGCTCTTGATGAGCTGACCTTTAAAGGCGGCGTCAGCACTGGTTATAAAACGCCGTCTCTTGCTCAACTGCACAATGGGATAAGCGGCGTAACCGGGCAGGGAACGATCACCACCATTGGTAACCCAGATCTGGATCCCGAAGAGAGTGTAAACACGGAGTTCGGTGCCTACTATGAGCACGACAGCGGATTTGGCGCTAACGCAACCGTGTTTTACAACCGCTTTAAAAATAAGATTGTTAGCGATTCTATCGACAGCACTACCAGCACTTACGCCAACGTGGGTAAAGCCACCACGCAAGGGCTGGAATTTGCCACAGGCATTCCGCTGTGGACCAAAGACGTGATGCTGAACTTGAATTACACCTTTACCGACAGCGAACAGAAAGACGGTGATAATAAGGGCGCTCGCTTAACCAGTACGCCAAAGCATATGGCTAACGCTAACCTGAAGTGGAATGTTAACGACAGGTTCTCAACCTGGCTGAAAGCGGAATATCGCGGCAAAACGGCTCGTTTCACGCAAAACTACAGCAACCTTAGCGCTGCAAACAAAGTGGTTTACGACAATTTGGGCGAAAACTTTAAGTCCTATACCGTATTTAACGCGGGCGGTTCATACCGCATCTCTAAGGACGTGACGCTAAACGGTGCAGTGAACAACCTGTTTGATAAAGACTTCACCAAAACCTATGTGTATCAGGTGGGTAGCGGAACAACGACCGCGGGTGACTACTTTACGTCGTCCCAGTCGACCACCGGTCAAGTGATGCCGGGGCGCAACTACTGGGTTTCAGTGAGCGTCAATTTTTAA
- a CDS encoding molybdopterin-containing oxidoreductase family protein has protein sequence MSNKTDKTEKGGVELSRRRFIKVSGTAAGLATVGVGGVSLTESGMVHAADPADPGYIDLSKAKTFSSSCAMECLHHNLTAYVVDGKLVNIDTSACEPTKGCARGLSRVQWVNHPDRLKKPMLRTGEKGEGKFKEISWDEAFNLIIEKINTTKKELGNKGLAYRGGSGSFASLTNPIANAFFSKLGGSTPIVGSLCCQAVSGTMVPMFGTRFEDTRDTIEDSQYILVWGTNPAVTMGSYLSWYQKALDRGARMIVIDPRFSETAAKSHEWVPILPGTDTALALGMLKIIIEEKRYDLDFMLQHSSLPFLVSKATGDQVKLEGDETGYLVFDTQSKTLVRHDAPGAVPALSTVGLDIESEYHTVFDMVYSEAKPWTIEKVEQETDVPAGTVLRLAREYSSRRPAMIIQNMGGFQRTEYGSYAVAAHIYLAVFTGNIGKAGTGICDAGGMANSIKVNDPVPVSPTPKLDIIPAPRFADYILHDNPTKIGFLWSLTNNFITQFPNTNGVKEAFKKIPFVVVVENLMTSTALYADLVLPCTTVFEETNLLANHRNRFVQLMEKAVEPPGEAMSDLAIFTELAKRMGFGEEFDKTPEELIEVCLAGTGVTLEQLKEGPVRTVPTPFIPYPDGVFKTKTKKAELFMPSWKAKNMSPVVAYIRPNESVKGSPEMAKKYPLMAVQRKLHRGIHSSFSALPWMCETYGVNARVLMHPEDARERGIEDGERVIAYNDRGEHRCVAIVKPHIKKGIVALENGWWEQLGGSSSHVTSDFLERLSGGHACNNTLVDVKKEA, from the coding sequence ATGAGCAATAAGACAGACAAAACAGAAAAAGGCGGTGTTGAGCTTTCTCGCCGTAGATTTATTAAAGTATCGGGAACGGCAGCAGGGCTAGCAACGGTAGGCGTTGGCGGTGTATCGCTGACCGAGAGCGGTATGGTTCACGCGGCCGATCCTGCGGATCCCGGCTATATTGACCTTTCCAAGGCTAAGACTTTCAGTTCCAGCTGTGCGATGGAGTGTCTGCACCACAACTTGACGGCCTATGTAGTGGACGGAAAGCTAGTGAATATCGATACCAGCGCCTGCGAGCCGACGAAGGGCTGTGCTAGGGGACTGAGCCGAGTGCAGTGGGTTAACCATCCGGATCGTTTGAAAAAACCGATGTTAAGAACCGGCGAAAAGGGTGAAGGTAAGTTCAAGGAAATCAGCTGGGACGAAGCCTTTAACCTTATTATTGAAAAGATTAATACCACCAAAAAAGAGCTGGGAAATAAAGGATTGGCATATCGTGGAGGCTCAGGCAGCTTTGCCAGCCTGACGAACCCGATAGCAAACGCCTTCTTCTCCAAACTGGGGGGAAGTACGCCTATTGTCGGCTCACTTTGCTGCCAGGCCGTTTCCGGCACAATGGTACCCATGTTCGGTACGCGCTTTGAAGACACGCGCGATACCATTGAAGACAGCCAGTACATTTTAGTGTGGGGAACCAACCCTGCTGTCACCATGGGCTCTTACCTGAGCTGGTACCAAAAGGCGCTGGACCGTGGCGCAAGAATGATCGTTATCGATCCGCGCTTTAGCGAGACGGCAGCCAAGTCCCACGAGTGGGTGCCTATTCTACCGGGAACCGACACCGCGCTGGCACTCGGTATGCTAAAAATCATTATCGAAGAGAAGCGCTATGACCTCGACTTTATGCTGCAGCACAGCAGCCTGCCGTTCCTAGTAAGTAAAGCGACGGGCGATCAGGTTAAGCTTGAGGGCGATGAGACTGGATATCTGGTCTTTGATACGCAAAGTAAAACTCTTGTTCGTCACGATGCACCGGGCGCTGTTCCCGCGCTGTCTACCGTCGGGCTGGACATTGAGTCGGAATACCACACGGTATTCGATATGGTCTACAGCGAGGCGAAGCCTTGGACTATTGAAAAGGTCGAGCAGGAAACGGATGTCCCTGCCGGTACAGTACTCCGGTTGGCCAGAGAATACTCCTCAAGGCGCCCGGCCATGATTATTCAGAACATGGGTGGATTCCAGCGTACGGAATACGGCTCCTATGCCGTTGCGGCGCACATTTATCTGGCTGTCTTTACCGGAAATATCGGTAAAGCAGGGACTGGGATATGTGACGCGGGCGGTATGGCTAACAGCATCAAGGTTAACGATCCGGTTCCAGTATCACCGACGCCTAAGCTTGATATTATTCCCGCACCGAGGTTTGCTGACTATATCCTGCACGACAACCCAACCAAAATCGGTTTCCTGTGGTCTTTAACCAATAACTTTATTACTCAGTTTCCAAATACCAACGGGGTAAAAGAAGCCTTTAAAAAGATCCCGTTCGTGGTCGTTGTCGAGAACCTGATGACTTCAACTGCGCTGTATGCCGATCTGGTGCTTCCCTGCACGACCGTCTTTGAAGAGACAAACTTGCTAGCAAACCACCGTAACCGATTCGTACAGCTTATGGAAAAAGCGGTTGAGCCGCCCGGAGAGGCGATGTCTGACTTGGCGATATTTACCGAGTTAGCCAAGCGCATGGGGTTCGGCGAGGAGTTCGATAAGACCCCTGAAGAGTTGATTGAAGTGTGTCTGGCTGGAACCGGGGTTACCCTTGAGCAGCTGAAAGAAGGGCCGGTACGCACCGTGCCTACGCCGTTTATTCCGTATCCAGACGGCGTATTCAAGACTAAAACCAAAAAAGCCGAACTGTTTATGCCCTCTTGGAAGGCCAAAAATATGTCTCCGGTTGTCGCCTATATTCGCCCGAACGAGTCCGTGAAAGGCTCGCCTGAAATGGCAAAGAAATACCCTCTTATGGCGGTTCAGAGAAAGCTGCATCGCGGTATTCACTCCTCTTTCTCGGCGCTGCCGTGGATGTGTGAAACCTATGGCGTTAATGCCAGAGTGTTGATGCATCCTGAAGACGCTAGAGAGAGAGGCATTGAGGACGGCGAAAGGGTCATTGCCTATAACGACCGCGGCGAGCACCGCTGTGTTGCCATTGTTAAGCCGCATATTAAGAAGGGCATCGTTGCCCTGGAAAACGGCTGGTGGGAACAGCTGGGAGGAAGCAGTAGCCACGTAACGAGCGATTTTCTGGAAAGGCTCAGCGGTGGACATGCCTGTAACAACACGCTCGTAGACGTCAAGAAGGAGGCATAA
- a CDS encoding dimethyl sulfoxide reductase anchor subunit family protein produces MSSIELPLVLFTVICQAAVGIACMLALTDILSPSTINGAGFNRFRRIGMLIVVLIAAGVFFSVFHLGKPFESYKSLRHLGTSMLSLEIVALSVTGFLALIYAGLWWKSSANSSGGARRLVGIILAVCGIATLIVTSRIYMLPGRLPWDSWQTPAAFLLSALFIGSLALSLVSQGAVGCQADKDQNGCTSRLFAGLALVAVLMIVGVIAAFAQTHGLSVEQSTAVMMTLSSPWFYVRLVLGLIVPAAAALMVFSHRGVGCKMAALVVLCAVVGEMIGRAQFYHSVMGQLPS; encoded by the coding sequence ATGAGTTCTATTGAGTTACCGTTAGTCCTGTTTACGGTTATCTGTCAGGCGGCCGTTGGTATTGCCTGTATGCTAGCGCTGACGGATATTCTCAGCCCTTCAACGATTAACGGTGCTGGGTTTAACCGCTTCAGGCGTATTGGGATGCTGATCGTTGTTCTGATTGCTGCGGGCGTTTTCTTTTCAGTGTTTCACCTTGGTAAGCCTTTCGAATCCTACAAGTCGTTAAGGCACTTGGGGACTTCAATGCTGAGTTTGGAAATTGTCGCGCTGTCAGTGACCGGCTTCTTGGCGCTGATCTATGCCGGACTGTGGTGGAAGTCATCCGCTAACAGTTCTGGGGGAGCACGCAGGCTGGTTGGGATTATTCTGGCAGTGTGCGGCATTGCGACGCTGATTGTGACCAGCCGTATCTATATGCTGCCGGGGCGCCTGCCCTGGGATTCATGGCAGACACCGGCTGCGTTTCTTCTTTCTGCGCTGTTCATAGGTTCGTTAGCCCTCAGCTTGGTGAGTCAAGGTGCAGTGGGCTGCCAAGCCGATAAGGATCAGAACGGATGTACCAGCCGCCTGTTTGCTGGGCTTGCGCTGGTGGCCGTCCTGATGATTGTTGGCGTGATAGCGGCCTTTGCCCAAACGCACGGTCTATCTGTAGAACAGAGTACTGCTGTAATGATGACTCTATCTTCACCGTGGTTCTACGTGCGGCTGGTGCTGGGGTTGATTGTACCGGCTGCTGCTGCGCTGATGGTATTTTCCCATCGGGGGGTTGGCTGCAAGATGGCGGCGCTGGTGGTACTGTGTGCCGTTGTAGGTGAAATGATTGGTCGTGCCCAGTTCTATCACTCTGTGATGGGACAGCTTCCGTCATAA
- the secG gene encoding preprotein translocase subunit SecG: MYEALLIIFLLVAIGLVGMVMLQQGKGANMGASFGAGASATLFGSGGSGNFMTRTTAILAALFFIISLALGNMSSRQEKKVGEFDDLSAPVQVEQVAPVKPNTPSSDIPN; the protein is encoded by the coding sequence ATGTACGAAGCGCTTCTTATTATTTTCCTGCTGGTGGCCATTGGTCTGGTCGGCATGGTTATGCTGCAGCAGGGCAAAGGGGCCAACATGGGTGCCTCTTTCGGTGCCGGAGCTTCAGCAACGCTGTTTGGCTCAGGCGGTTCGGGTAACTTTATGACCCGCACCACGGCGATTTTAGCCGCGCTGTTTTTCATTATCAGTCTGGCGCTGGGCAACATGAGCAGCCGTCAGGAAAAGAAAGTCGGCGAATTTGACGACTTAAGCGCGCCGGTGCAGGTTGAGCAGGTTGCTCCTGTTAAGCCAAATACGCCGAGCAGCGATATCCCTAATTAA
- a CDS encoding TonB-dependent copper receptor, producing MKTVPFFTPTASLMAVALGSFPLMAEESHRHTAPDAVSQDDTVMVVTAPVVSPLEVVTSPKTPRQPVPASDGSDYLKTIPGFSQIRNGGTNGDPVFRGMFGSRLRLLTNNGEMLGACGGRMDAPSSYISPESFDRLTLIKGPETVLWGPGNSAGTIRFDREPPYFGQPEIKGDASALVASNDRWDSNADISFGNQDGYVRLIGNKSRANDYKDGNGDRVPSKWDKWNADIAIGWTPDTDTLLEFSAGKGDGEARYAGRSMDGSQFKRESLGVRFEKSNISDFFDKFEASAYYNYADHIMDNYSLRSPGGSTGMGMRMANRVDRRTLGGRMMGTWTVSDYELKSGVDMQLNTHRKESKMGGWNKDARFADYGVFSELTWNMTEQGKAIGGARLDRAIADNYTGRGSSERTDMLPAGFVRYEYSMADVPVMLYAGVGYTERFPDYWELFSPTYGTDGSSDVFDKVKTEKTTQLDVGAQYSGKRLNGWVSAYVGRIDDFILFRYSANNARISQVNNVNATVMGGETGVSYRLTDEWKTDASLAYSWAQNTDNNSPLPQIPPLEARLSLSWERGGWSSTGLLRLVSAQHRVAINEGNVAGKDFDSSAGFAIFSANAAYRMNEYVKVSVGVDNLFDKAYSEHLNLAGNGGFGYSANTPVNEPGRTFWLKTNVAF from the coding sequence ATGAAAACAGTACCGTTTTTTACACCCACCGCATCGCTAATGGCGGTCGCGCTGGGTTCTTTTCCCCTGATGGCGGAAGAAAGCCATCGCCATACCGCCCCCGATGCGGTTTCACAAGACGATACGGTCATGGTCGTCACCGCCCCTGTGGTTTCTCCGCTAGAGGTGGTGACGTCACCGAAAACGCCAAGGCAGCCGGTGCCTGCTAGCGACGGTTCGGACTATCTGAAAACTATTCCAGGTTTCTCGCAAATCAGAAACGGCGGCACCAACGGCGATCCCGTTTTTCGCGGCATGTTTGGCTCGCGGCTGAGGCTGTTAACCAATAATGGAGAGATGCTGGGGGCATGCGGAGGGCGAATGGATGCACCCAGCTCATATATTTCCCCAGAGAGCTTTGACCGGCTTACGCTGATTAAAGGCCCTGAAACCGTACTTTGGGGCCCCGGCAATTCTGCAGGGACAATCCGCTTCGACAGAGAGCCTCCTTATTTTGGGCAGCCGGAGATTAAGGGGGATGCGAGCGCGCTAGTGGCTTCTAACGACCGATGGGATAGCAATGCGGACATAAGCTTTGGTAATCAGGACGGCTATGTGCGCCTGATTGGCAATAAGTCTCGTGCTAACGACTACAAGGACGGCAACGGAGATCGGGTCCCCTCAAAGTGGGACAAATGGAATGCAGATATCGCAATCGGCTGGACTCCGGATACAGACACTCTGCTAGAGTTTAGCGCTGGCAAGGGCGATGGTGAAGCGCGCTATGCCGGGCGAAGCATGGACGGTTCCCAGTTTAAAAGAGAAAGTCTTGGCGTGCGCTTTGAGAAGTCGAACATCAGCGATTTTTTCGATAAGTTTGAAGCCAGCGCCTACTACAACTATGCCGACCACATCATGGATAACTACTCGCTGCGTTCACCCGGAGGTTCAACGGGAATGGGGATGCGGATGGCTAACCGAGTCGATCGCCGCACGCTAGGCGGCAGGATGATGGGAACTTGGACAGTGTCAGACTATGAGCTGAAAAGCGGTGTCGATATGCAGCTTAATACCCACAGAAAGGAAAGCAAAATGGGGGGCTGGAATAAGGATGCCCGGTTTGCCGACTATGGCGTGTTCAGCGAGTTGACGTGGAATATGACGGAACAGGGAAAGGCTATCGGTGGCGCGCGTCTGGATCGTGCAATAGCGGATAACTATACCGGAAGGGGATCGTCAGAACGAACCGATATGCTGCCTGCAGGCTTTGTGCGCTATGAGTACTCGATGGCCGACGTCCCTGTGATGCTGTACGCGGGCGTCGGCTACACGGAGCGCTTTCCTGACTATTGGGAGCTCTTTTCTCCCACCTACGGAACGGATGGGTCGTCGGACGTGTTTGATAAGGTGAAAACGGAGAAAACCACCCAGTTGGATGTCGGCGCACAGTATAGCGGCAAGCGCCTGAACGGCTGGGTGTCCGCCTATGTTGGTCGGATTGATGACTTTATTCTGTTTCGATATTCAGCCAATAACGCTCGGATAAGCCAGGTGAACAACGTAAACGCTACCGTGATGGGCGGCGAAACTGGCGTGAGCTATCGTCTGACGGACGAATGGAAAACGGATGCGAGTCTGGCGTATTCCTGGGCGCAAAATACGGATAACAATAGTCCGTTGCCGCAAATCCCTCCTTTGGAGGCTCGTCTTAGCCTGTCTTGGGAGCGGGGAGGCTGGAGCAGCACGGGGCTGCTGCGTCTGGTCAGCGCTCAGCATCGTGTGGCTATCAATGAAGGAAACGTGGCAGGGAAAGATTTTGACAGCAGTGCC
- a CDS encoding pyridoxal phosphate-dependent decarboxylase family protein, with protein sequence MAQASAFRSVLENTLKHALQHLDNLKNNPVAASASLETLREKLHKPLNINGLTAEQVIDDLVADTDGGIMGSASGRFYGWVIGGSLPAALAADWLTSTWDQNAASYSCGPAEAVIEEACGRWLKDLLGLPEHASFALTSGCQMAHVTALAAARNELLTRRGWQVESDGLFGAPAIRILSSDQFHGSITRATRLLGMGTKRVVGLSANQAGKIEAATLEQALKEDPDTLTIVLLQAGDLNIGAYDNFEELIPLAHRYGAWVHIDGAFGLWANTSPNHRHLLKGVELADSWATDGHKWLNVPYDSGFTFVAHPDAHRRSMSYEASYITHNDGVREQKDWNPEWSRRGRGFAVYAALRQLGRQGIAELINTSCKSAHDLVMGISALHGAKLVWEPSVNQGLIGFLDPRPDAKQHDHDVYTDKITEAVAKSGEAFFSNTTWRGIRCMRVSVCNWQTDAQDVQRAIAAVDAALKNMGWTSK encoded by the coding sequence ATGGCCCAGGCATCTGCTTTTCGATCCGTTCTTGAAAATACACTGAAACATGCACTTCAACATTTAGACAACTTGAAAAATAACCCAGTGGCTGCGAGTGCAAGTTTAGAGACACTGCGCGAAAAACTGCATAAACCTCTCAATATCAACGGGCTCACCGCCGAGCAGGTCATTGATGATTTAGTCGCCGATACGGACGGCGGTATCATGGGTAGCGCAAGCGGGCGCTTTTACGGTTGGGTTATAGGAGGTTCTCTACCAGCGGCTCTAGCGGCTGACTGGTTAACAAGCACATGGGATCAAAATGCCGCTTCATACTCTTGTGGGCCAGCTGAAGCCGTTATTGAGGAAGCCTGTGGTCGATGGCTAAAGGACCTACTTGGCTTGCCTGAACACGCCAGCTTTGCTTTGACCAGCGGTTGTCAGATGGCACACGTCACAGCATTGGCTGCAGCGCGCAATGAGCTGTTGACGCGCCGCGGCTGGCAGGTTGAATCCGATGGTCTATTTGGTGCACCAGCAATTCGTATCCTAAGTAGCGACCAATTCCACGGGAGTATTACACGAGCAACTCGCCTATTAGGTATGGGAACAAAGAGGGTTGTTGGTTTATCCGCCAATCAAGCCGGGAAAATTGAAGCGGCAACGCTGGAACAGGCTTTGAAAGAAGATCCGGATACATTAACTATTGTGCTGCTACAGGCGGGCGACCTTAACATCGGCGCATACGATAATTTTGAAGAGCTAATTCCGCTAGCACACCGCTACGGCGCATGGGTTCATATTGATGGAGCCTTTGGGCTATGGGCGAATACCAGTCCGAATCATAGGCATCTTTTGAAGGGCGTAGAGCTTGCTGACTCATGGGCAACTGATGGCCATAAATGGCTGAACGTGCCTTATGACAGCGGCTTTACGTTTGTCGCTCATCCAGACGCTCATCGCAGATCCATGTCCTACGAGGCCAGCTATATCACACACAATGACGGCGTTCGCGAACAAAAAGACTGGAATCCTGAGTGGTCCCGCCGGGGGCGCGGATTTGCAGTTTATGCTGCCCTGAGGCAGCTCGGCCGACAGGGGATCGCTGAATTAATCAATACAAGCTGCAAATCGGCTCATGATTTAGTCATGGGAATTTCTGCACTACATGGGGCTAAGTTAGTTTGGGAACCCAGCGTTAATCAGGGATTGATTGGTTTTCTTGATCCTCGCCCTGATGCCAAACAGCATGACCATGACGTCTATACCGATAAAATTACCGAAGCAGTGGCTAAAAGCGGTGAAGCCTTCTTCAGTAATACTACATGGCGCGGCATACGCTGCATGAGAGTCTCTGTGTGTAACTGGCAAACGGATGCGCAGGACGTACAGCGGGCAATCGCGGCCGTTGATGCAGCGCTAAAAAATATGGGATGGACCAGTAAATGA
- a CDS encoding GH25 family lysozyme: MRIKHLLGTVCVVAVFAACFVYALYQGIVRLNYPSRDDFPIQGIDISHHQKEIDWDRLKVSEIQFIFIKATEGGDFKDKRFQLNWRDARDRGFAVGAYHFFTFCSSGADQADNFISSVPLEKGTLPPVIDLEYGGNCQLTSGKQEVLREVEILASRLEKAYGRKPILYVTKEFYNDFLIDQMRENAIWIRDIFGKPTLAEPDRDWLFWQYANRGKLEGIETFVDFNVFNGKKDKFETLINN, from the coding sequence ATGCGAATAAAGCATCTCCTTGGCACAGTATGCGTAGTGGCGGTATTCGCTGCTTGTTTTGTTTATGCACTTTATCAGGGCATTGTGCGGCTTAACTACCCCTCTCGTGATGACTTCCCTATTCAGGGCATCGATATTTCACATCACCAAAAAGAGATTGACTGGGACAGGCTTAAGGTGTCCGAGATTCAGTTTATTTTTATAAAAGCAACGGAAGGCGGGGACTTTAAAGACAAACGCTTTCAGCTTAACTGGCGAGATGCGCGCGACAGAGGATTCGCTGTTGGCGCCTATCACTTTTTTACTTTTTGCAGCAGCGGAGCCGATCAGGCGGATAACTTTATTTCTTCCGTTCCCCTAGAGAAAGGCACTTTGCCGCCGGTTATCGATCTAGAATACGGAGGTAACTGCCAGCTGACATCGGGAAAGCAAGAGGTGCTTAGAGAGGTTGAAATACTGGCTTCACGCCTTGAGAAGGCTTACGGCAGAAAGCCTATCCTGTACGTTACCAAAGAGTTTTACAATGATTTCCTGATTGACCAAATGCGAGAAAATGCAATTTGGATCAGAGATATTTTTGGTAAGCCCACACTGGCAGAGCCCGACAGAGACTGGCTATTCTGGCAGTATGCCAACAGAGGAAAGCTGGAGGGTATTGAAACCTTTGTTGATTTTAACGTCTTTAATGGAAAAAAAGATAAATTTGAAACGCTTATAAATAATTAA
- a CDS encoding DUF2946 domain-containing protein: MRSLPRSRAAAFIALAAMLMLFIAPLISKSLAQVAACHQSAQHVSMNAPMEGVSVSVADTSEAHGKHGGTHPDMAMSHGGQSLLEDIACGYCHILIHLSLILVIVQPLIWLLFFVFQSPPVGDLLCLYLSKSYRKNLARAPPPFAFSF; this comes from the coding sequence TTGAGGAGTCTTCCCCGCAGTAGAGCGGCGGCATTTATTGCGCTGGCCGCGATGCTTATGCTGTTTATCGCGCCGCTGATTTCAAAGTCATTGGCTCAGGTGGCCGCATGCCATCAATCCGCCCAGCACGTTTCTATGAACGCCCCTATGGAGGGCGTTTCTGTGAGCGTTGCCGATACGTCGGAGGCGCACGGTAAACACGGCGGTACCCACCCTGACATGGCTATGTCTCACGGTGGGCAGTCTCTTCTGGAAGACATCGCCTGCGGCTACTGCCATATCCTGATTCACCTTTCGCTTATTTTAGTCATTGTTCAACCCCTTATCTGGCTATTATTTTTTGTCTTTCAAAGCCCTCCTGTTGGCGATCTTCTTTGCCTTTATCTGTCCAAATCCTACCGTAAAAACCTTGCCCGAGCGCCGCCGCCTTTTGCTTTTTCATTCTGA